The genomic stretch CTTTTTTTGGTGAAAGTTGCCCCAATCAACAGCATACTTGATCGATCTACACTTGTCGTTAACTTTGATCGGCCAGTAATGGTGCCTTGGAATCAAAGCTCGAGCAAAAAAATCATAGTAGCGTGGTTTTACTGTTAATGTAACTGAATTACATGAAAGAATATATTTATGACTAACAGACCAAGCATTCCCTTCAATATAAATCTTAAACCTGAAATAAGAATACAGCTAATTATTTTGAAGATCACAACACATTttgatattaaaataaaaataattaaaattagaggctaaacaataaaattaaaatcAATATAATATTAACCTATGAGTGCATTGGTCTGCCAAATTTGATCTCTTGTATCCACGCCTTGCTGCTCGATTCCAATCCTATAATGCCAACACGTATGTATAACATTCATTCAATTTTAgttgtttttatatataaaagagCAAGTACTCATTTGGTATTCTGATTTGGAACCCTATGTACAGTGTATTTTAAATTCATACAAATATTTAGTAACTAtacttaaatttaattacttaattacatataaattaTAATAGTTTAGTAATATCGATTAAATTTGAGTTCAGTGTATCAAATATATAcgattttaaattataatatatgaaattagtattattgaaaatataagaTACTAAATATATATTTCGACAAGAAACAAAATACTAAATGATTATTTCCTCTATACAGAATATGCATTAATTATctcttaatattttaaattaatataatcatataatttcaCCCAAAACTTTAAAGTGAAATAGAAACATACTTACTTGAGCATAAAGACGAGCCTTCCAATCATAGAAGAAAGAAGCCTTACATTTGAAAAGGTCTCGTCTATTGAGAGTAACATGTGAGTTCCCTTTCCAATAAGCATAAGGTTCTCTCTCCACCCATTTTTTCATCTCGTTGCCttcctttagttccttcaacaaTGGTGTCCATGGCTTTATGTCTATCTCAGGCCTATTACAAGGATAACATTGCAAAAATAAACTTTGTATATAGAGTAAttttgtaaaaatatattttctttttcaaagAAAGAAAAAGTTTCAAAGCTCATACCAACCCCAAAATGACCAATCTGGGAAGACAATATCAAGTGTGGTATTATCTTTACAATAATTAAATACCGGAGGTGGTACTGGGGCATTTGGCCCACTAAATACTATTGACTGAACGATTGGTAGATCGCCGCAATTGAACATGAGGTCCAAATCAGGGACTCTACCTGGGTATCTTCTTAACAGCTGTAGGATCCCCCACAGAGTAAAAATATCTCTAGATTGAAAGGAATGTCTATAAAACTCGACATAGGCCTTCCCTTTCAGTATTACAAGTCTAAAGTTGGCCAGGCCCATACTTTCAGCCCGCTCTACCATGTCTCTTGTGACACCTGTTTGGGCCCATGGCTTTAAGTCTTCATAGATCCAACGAAAGTATTCTGGACATGTGGGAGACAATGGATGATCCCGACCTAGATCGGGATTGTAAGCAGTGGAATGATTTGAGGGGCAAGTGCCAATGTTACCATAAGCAACACAGTCAACTGGGATATTGATTTTGGTGTGATTTTGTGGTGGAGGAGAATTGTGGAATGATAGGGTACTTAAAATTTCCTGCCGCCAAATGTAACATAAAAATAAAGTTAACAGAAAGGTTACAGATGCACTGTATATGATAAACACATAAcagacaaaataaaaataattaaacttaaataatttatttggttTTTTTAGTGATTTTTTTTTCGTTTACAATCAAGTACTTAAACTTTTTCAAATAGTCGTaatgaaaaatttatttttaacgCAATatgttcaattttattttaacaAAATCATTTTTTATGTGTAAACAAaagtataataatttattttaaatgctcaaatttttaatataatatttagaatttatttatataatattttcataaatattttaagatataatatatattataaaatatcattgtcTTTCAACATTTTGTTAATAGTATTCACTTAATTACTACTACATTTACAATTCAAGGACttaaatttgaagaaaaaaaatattattctatACCAATTGCACAATAAGAAAAATCTTATGGCAAATACTTTTGATTTTTAATAATCACATATAATGAAACAGAATCTTAATCATAACATCATAAGATTGATTCTTATCTCCCAGGTGTAGTTTTTTGTActttataatataaaattatattttgtatCAATtagttttcaatatttttttacaaCTCACATAATTTAGATCTATTTAATTTTTGtacatccattttccaaataaatgagaatatatattttatatagtaATGGTTTATTCTTCATTATGGTATAAGAGCCATTATACTTTactaagattttttttatttatggtgATATCAAAAGCAGTAAAGCACCACCATTCATTGACTATGACCACCTACGCCATTTGGGCAATTTAATTCACAAGTCTTCTCATTGGCTATGAACTCCTATGACTTGTTGATGGTTTATATTCACACCCTTATCCCACTATCCCCACCATTAATGGCATTAAACTAAATCCTACATATTCCATCTGATTCTGGCAAATCCAAGTTCAATcaacaatataaatatatttacacaCTTTCCAAAAATTATTCTCCCAGACTTTACCTGGGGTACTGCCAACTTTTAGTTAACAAAGGCAATCCACTAAGAGATGCCTCTTTTTAATGACTTATAGTTCTCAAGCTAATACCATCAAACATTTCCATATAGCCTTAAACTAAATAACAATCCTTGTGCCGACAGAACCAAGGTCGGGCCTGGGTACtatacaaaatttatatataaaataatattttttaaattttttaggtCCTTTGTACAAatacaaaaattatatttttcaaaaaaagaGGTGGGGCCCTAGGCACAGACCTAGCTCACCTGTGCCCAGGGCCGGGCTTGTGCCAACCTAACCACTCAACTACCCTCCATTAACCTAACTTGGCTTTCAGACTCTGTTGCAATATGTTAATCGTAATCCAATCGTAATCCC from Humulus lupulus chromosome 5, drHumLupu1.1, whole genome shotgun sequence encodes the following:
- the LOC133834727 gene encoding uncharacterized protein LOC133834727, whose product is MRRLWQPFTRSWLFVFMFFLFTGALIFSTRFFDTTEILSTLSFHNSPPPQNHTKINIPVDCVAYGNIGTCPSNHSTAYNPDLGRDHPLSPTCPEYFRWIYEDLKPWAQTGVTRDMVERAESMGLANFRLVILKGKAYVEFYRHSFQSRDIFTLWGILQLLRRYPGRVPDLDLMFNCGDLPIVQSIVFSGPNAPVPPPVFNYCKDNTTLDIVFPDWSFWGWPEIDIKPWTPLLKELKEGNEMKKWVEREPYAYWKGNSHVTLNRRDLFKCKASFFYDWKARLYAQDWNRAARRGYKRSNLADQCTHRFKIYIEGNAWSVSHKYILSCNSVTLTVKPRYYDFFARALIPRHHYWPIKVNDKCRSIKYAVDWGNFHQKKAQEIGEQGSKFIQEELKMEYVYDFMLNSLTEYAKLLKYKPTIPPRAAELCYETMACQADGLAQEFMMESMEKAPTETIPCTMPPPYNVSYLASFLERKATLIKEVELWEKKYENNQNWKP